A genomic stretch from Mus pahari chromosome 6, PAHARI_EIJ_v1.1, whole genome shotgun sequence includes:
- the Miip gene encoding migration and invasion-inhibitory protein isoform X2, producing the protein MPNMAETKDPVQLRLLSLELLKQLWAGHEAMCQSVARAVSGSNLDCSSHNLEMPLSQETSPVSSVAPSSQDKRHVLDPLDSRRGDTFDVAWYGKVNSRMDSFPLATGQHQEPQEGLRPPSVPLLATQGLKGPVSLGGPKGLGPDKTQVPRSILSRLSKPSKPRVTSQESAVPESSWSSRPYLGYDWNAGSLDNSSPVTSEPEAFFSVLQRFRENNKEDCVCNSPEAVFPGVQESSGVEEDHECMYCYRINRRLFPEPVDPGAPCRLCGIPRDEKGPETPVEPVQVRVSIPLSIMDPPHRYRIHRRKSSDASDTLALPRHCLLGWDILPPKSEKTSVPKSLDLWSSVSYGAGQRRDLSATSPACQASPAQVAPPIWSEPQVAQLCPSH; encoded by the exons ATGCCCAATATGGCAGAGACTAAAGACCCCGTTCAGCTTCGGCTGCTCAGCCTGGAGCTCCTGAAGCAGCTTTGGGCTGGGCACGAGGCCATGTGTCAGTCGGTGGCCAGAGCAGTATCAGGG TCAAACCTGGATTGTAGCAGCCACAACTTAGAGATGCCACTGTCCCAAGAGACTTCTCCTGTTTCCTCAGTAGCCCCCAGCTCACAGGACAAAAGACACGTGTTGGACCCACTGGACAGTCGTCGAGGTGACACGTTTGATGTGGCCTGGTATGGCAAGGTCAACTCCAGGATGGACTCTTTCCCACTTGCCACAGGCCAACACCAGGAGCCTCAGGAAGGACTACGGCCCCCTTCAGTACCCTTGCTAGCCACTCAGGGTCTGAAGGGGCCAGTGTCTTTAGGAGGACCAAAAGGTCTGGGACCTGACAAGACACAGGTCCCAAGGTCCATCCTGTCACGACTAAGCAAGCCATCTAAG CCCAGAGTGACCTCCCAGGAGTCCGCAGTGCCTGAGAGCAGCTGGTCCTCTAGGCCATACCTAGGCTATGATTGGAAtgcag GGTCCCTGGACAATAGCTCTCCAGTCACTAGTGAACCCGAGGCCTTCTTCTCTGTGCTGCAGAGGTTTCGAGAAAACAACAAAGAGGATTGTGTTTGCAACTCCCCTGA agCTGTGTTCCCAGGCGTGCAAGAGAGCAGCGGTGTGGAAGAGGACCACGAGT GTATGTACTGTTACCGTATCAATCGCCGGCTGTTTCCTGAGCCTGTGGATCCAGGTGCCCCTTGCCGTCTGTGTGGTATACCCCGGGATGAGAAGGGCCCCGAAACTCCGGTGGAGCCAGTGCAAGTCAG GGTGAGCATCCCCCTGTCCATCATGGACCCCCCACACCGGTATCGAATTCACAGAAGGAAGAGCTCCGATGCATCTGACACTCTAGCTTTGCCTCGG CACTGTCTGCTGGGCTGGGACATCCTCCCTCCAAAGTCAGAGAAAACCTCTGTCCCCAAGAGCCTGGACCTCTGGTCCTCTGTGTCCTATGGAGCAGGGCAGCGCCGGGATCTGTCAGCCACTAGCCCAGCCTGTCAG GCCTCGCCAGCACAGGTCGCACCACCTATCTGGTCAGAGCCTCAGGTTGCCCAGCTCTGTCCCTCCCACTAG
- the Miip gene encoding migration and invasion-inhibitory protein isoform X1 — MPNMAETKDPVQLRLLSLELLKQLWAGHEAMCQSVARAVSGSNLDCSSHNLEMPLSQETSPVSSVAPSSQDKRHVLDPLDSRRGDTFDVAWYGKVNSRMDSFPLATGQHQEPQEGLRPPSVPLLATQGLKGPVSLGGPKGLGPDKTQVPRSILSRLSKPSKPRVTSQESAVPESSWSSRPYLGYDWNAGSLDNSSPVTSEPEAFFSVLQRFRENNKEDCVCNSPEAVFPGVQESSGVEEDHECMYCYRINRRLFPEPVDPGAPCRLCGIPRDEKGPETPVEPVQVRVSIPLSIMDPPHRYRIHRRKSSDASDTLALPRHCLLGWDILPPKSEKTSVPKSLDLWSSVSYGAGQRRDLSATSPACQKPSGLTTQKTTVFYQCHQPPLRRST, encoded by the exons ATGCCCAATATGGCAGAGACTAAAGACCCCGTTCAGCTTCGGCTGCTCAGCCTGGAGCTCCTGAAGCAGCTTTGGGCTGGGCACGAGGCCATGTGTCAGTCGGTGGCCAGAGCAGTATCAGGG TCAAACCTGGATTGTAGCAGCCACAACTTAGAGATGCCACTGTCCCAAGAGACTTCTCCTGTTTCCTCAGTAGCCCCCAGCTCACAGGACAAAAGACACGTGTTGGACCCACTGGACAGTCGTCGAGGTGACACGTTTGATGTGGCCTGGTATGGCAAGGTCAACTCCAGGATGGACTCTTTCCCACTTGCCACAGGCCAACACCAGGAGCCTCAGGAAGGACTACGGCCCCCTTCAGTACCCTTGCTAGCCACTCAGGGTCTGAAGGGGCCAGTGTCTTTAGGAGGACCAAAAGGTCTGGGACCTGACAAGACACAGGTCCCAAGGTCCATCCTGTCACGACTAAGCAAGCCATCTAAG CCCAGAGTGACCTCCCAGGAGTCCGCAGTGCCTGAGAGCAGCTGGTCCTCTAGGCCATACCTAGGCTATGATTGGAAtgcag GGTCCCTGGACAATAGCTCTCCAGTCACTAGTGAACCCGAGGCCTTCTTCTCTGTGCTGCAGAGGTTTCGAGAAAACAACAAAGAGGATTGTGTTTGCAACTCCCCTGA agCTGTGTTCCCAGGCGTGCAAGAGAGCAGCGGTGTGGAAGAGGACCACGAGT GTATGTACTGTTACCGTATCAATCGCCGGCTGTTTCCTGAGCCTGTGGATCCAGGTGCCCCTTGCCGTCTGTGTGGTATACCCCGGGATGAGAAGGGCCCCGAAACTCCGGTGGAGCCAGTGCAAGTCAG GGTGAGCATCCCCCTGTCCATCATGGACCCCCCACACCGGTATCGAATTCACAGAAGGAAGAGCTCCGATGCATCTGACACTCTAGCTTTGCCTCGG CACTGTCTGCTGGGCTGGGACATCCTCCCTCCAAAGTCAGAGAAAACCTCTGTCCCCAAGAGCCTGGACCTCTGGTCCTCTGTGTCCTATGGAGCAGGGCAGCGCCGGGATCTGTCAGCCACTAGCCCAGCCTGTCAG AAGCCCAGTGGACTGACTACCCAGAAGACGACAGTATTCTACCAGTGCCATCAGCCTCCCCTGAGGAGAAGCACCTGA